One region of Mycobacterium riyadhense genomic DNA includes:
- a CDS encoding condensation domain-containing protein: MTYVINAHFRRHGTYHSWFEFKDPDNIVRHTLKNPRDINFVPKEYGPMTQPEWQAHVLATPDPLQWDCFRYGIIQYEDRFALYAVVDHLHCDPILIAGLYVEIVMNYNSLVEGRAPMTMPPAASYEDFCMRESETIASMTLESPEVRTWIEFAEANGGTLPDFPLPLGDQSIPCGGDIHVEQLLAADQTATFESMCRKADARFSGGLFACAALAHYEMTGELTYYGLTPTDKRKTPAEYMTVGWFTGIVPFTIPIDPNSFEETARAAQASFDANMSCKDVPFDRVLELAPWLRKPGPQFTMMSYMDAGLPPLSGIVATALDGVNAAAYADGRSPAYKYSTVFRLFDEVSIMVSYPNNPIARESVTRFTDQLKSVFQRVVAGSLSIAPVRVAQ; encoded by the coding sequence ATGACATATGTCATCAATGCGCATTTCCGCCGACACGGGACGTACCACAGCTGGTTCGAGTTCAAGGATCCAGACAACATCGTCCGGCACACCTTGAAGAACCCGCGCGACATCAATTTCGTCCCCAAAGAGTACGGCCCGATGACGCAGCCCGAATGGCAAGCCCACGTTTTGGCCACTCCGGACCCGTTGCAATGGGACTGCTTCAGGTACGGCATCATCCAGTACGAGGACCGATTCGCGCTATACGCGGTCGTCGACCACCTCCACTGCGACCCGATATTGATCGCTGGGTTGTATGTAGAGATCGTGATGAACTACAACTCGCTGGTCGAGGGCAGGGCACCGATGACCATGCCGCCCGCGGCAAGTTACGAGGATTTCTGCATGCGCGAAAGCGAGACGATTGCGTCCATGACGTTGGAGTCTCCGGAAGTGCGCACCTGGATCGAGTTCGCCGAGGCCAATGGCGGGACTCTGCCTGACTTTCCACTGCCCCTGGGCGACCAGTCGATACCATGCGGCGGGGACATCCACGTGGAGCAGTTGCTGGCCGCCGACCAAACGGCGACGTTCGAATCCATGTGCCGGAAGGCGGATGCCCGGTTTAGTGGCGGACTGTTTGCCTGCGCCGCGCTAGCGCATTACGAAATGACCGGCGAGCTAACCTATTACGGACTCACGCCGACCGACAAGCGGAAGACCCCGGCGGAGTACATGACGGTCGGCTGGTTCACCGGCATCGTGCCCTTCACCATTCCTATCGACCCGAACTCGTTTGAGGAAACAGCTCGCGCTGCTCAAGCATCTTTCGATGCGAATATGAGCTGCAAGGACGTACCGTTTGACCGCGTCCTGGAACTGGCCCCATGGCTGCGGAAGCCCGGGCCCCAGTTCACGATGATGAGCTACATGGACGCGGGGCTTCCGCCCCTCTCTGGGATCGTCGCTACCGCTTTGGATGGTGTGAATGCGGCCGCATACGCCGACGGCCGCAGCCCGGCGTATAAGTACTCGACGGTGTTCCGCCTGTTCGATGAAGTCTCGATCATGGTGTCGTATCCGAACAACCCGATCGCCCGCGAGTCGGTGACGCGGTTTACTGACCAGTTGAAATCGGTGTTCCAACGCGTAGTGGCCGGTAGTTTGTCGATCGCCCCGGTCCGGGTGGCGCAATAG
- a CDS encoding type I polyketide synthase produces the protein MPEPSVPAVLRRHASLRPHETAFTFVDYDVDPAGVAESLTWSQLYRRTLNVAQELKACGSTGDRAVILAPQGLDYLVAFLGALQAGQIAVPLSAPQGGASDERVSAVLADASPSAILATSHVAGNIADYIKARPPESRPSVIELDLLDLDSQHGPATEPDGLPDIAHLQYTSGSTRTPAGVEVSHRNIQVNVEQLMSALYDRGDGGVAPPDTTVVSWVPFFHDMGLVLGIFFPILGGLRAVLTSPASFLQRPARWMQLLATNSHAFSAAPNIAFELAARKTTDDDLAGLDLGGVRNIINGAERVQPATLRRFAERFARFNLRPEALRPGYGLAEATLYVAIRQAGEPPVTVFFESEKLTAGHAQRCASGDGTPLISYGMPQSPTVRIVDPETSIECPAGTTGEIWVHGDNVAAGYWQKPEETERTFGATLVGPSAGTPEGPWLRTGDLGFFSDGELFIVGRIKDLLIVYGRNHSPDDIEATIQEITRNRCVAIAVPDDDGVEKLVTIVELKPSGDSEEAATRMGVVRREITSAISKSHGLSVADLVLVPPHSIPLTTSGKVRRRDCLQRYLRDEFTRMDGLSRQPRQRTVDDTGVRAGADSGSAQRLRTLRQQQHDLLVEVVCSQVAAVLGNPRPNDIDPECAFQDLGFDSVKATELLDRLKTVTELELPPTLAFDYPTPDELATHLGQRLSGSAAAAPPVESRVASDEPVAVVGMACRFPGGVDSAAALWDLVASGTDALGGFPNDRGWNLADLFDPDPDAVGKTYTRTGGFLSDAAAFDAEFFGISPREAQSMDPQQRLLLEVCWEALETAQIDPGSLVRSATGVFVGAWSQSYGAGGSDGVEGYALTGLSTSVASGRVAYALGLQGPAITVDTACSSSLVATHLAGQSLRNGECSLALAGGVTVMTTPTVFTEFARQRGLAADGRCKAFSAAADGTGWGEGAAVLVLERLSDAHLNNHPVLAVIAGSAINQDGASNGLTAPNGPAQQGVIRQAAANAGIGLDEVDVVEAHGTGTSLGDPIEAGALIATYGATRDPECPLWLGSIKSNIGHTQAAAGAAGLIKMIEALNHDVLPPTLHVDQPSPHIDWSAGAVRLLTEAAPWPVTGRPRTAAVSSFGISGTNAHLILQQAPAPAGGPADTRAPAEQTDRGVEFGLPIWPLSARSPAALCAQADRLHRHVVSNPDLDLTDVAYSLAATRTHHLHRAVITAPVATADAREDLLAALDALRSGQPHPQLTKHSGLAHHRGKTVFVLPGQGGQYPGMGRELYEHHRVFAATVDDCDEALRPITGWSVREVLCQDPGAPALDRVDVVQPVLFTMMVSLAEVLGHYGIVPDAVIGHSQGEIAAAYIAGVFSLPEAARVVARRSAALSALSGAGAMASVLLGADEVYPRLRSWGEALSIAAVNGPSHTIISGEPAALQQFTAACDGDGIQIRQIAVDYASHSAQVEPLRERLLGELADLVPAPARIPLYSTVGDAFSVDPLDTTKMDAEYWYRNLREPVRFHDSVLDRLAAGECTFVELSPHPVLAPAITDTLAQAAGRTQSAVIITLHRDRPDQDSLATAFAQLHSHGHSPSWSALYPHARTVGLPTYPFEHRRYWLHPTPAAEVSGPAEGALWKAVEDDAVDAFAQVLGLSEAQDGASLAAVVHALRRWRSDLGVRSAANKLRYRVDWRAITPNTFPLARRRWLVLASPEQADDVWIAGLSARYAEAVDVLTVDPSELDRNSLSALVKAATTRAHYDGIASFLATDERAHRDFPGISVGLFSTLLVAQAHCDSGVGIPLWVITQGAVSVSTDDGPASPSQSAAWGLGQSVCLEHPDQWGGLVDLPPSATPRDIEHLYGILSCTQSEDQLAIRRHGVSARRLVEAPLPLERVERARSWKPSGAALVTGATGRLGKHVIGWLAEGGANPLVLLSRNAAEDPQLAELEKELQARGVATAALSVDVSDRSALAAAIANARSAYGPLKTVVHAAAAIGWNTISDTSAAELADSYAAKAVGADNLAELLEDDPPETFILFSSAAATWGGAHQAAYAAANAHIDGLAARLRSNGCTAVAAAFGLWADETSNMPPEVLDIFQRIGINPIPPTTALAALQQAIEAGDTQVTLADVSWDRFVPAFTVRRSHPLLTELMARSNTGETTSTTLAANDSGLREKLAGQTAEERLHTVTTMVARATATVLAFRDPDAVDADLAFKDLGIDSLTALELRNTLSIETGLTLPATLVFEHSTPSALANHLADLLTETAAPGVPAAQVATYGGESVDNLLAYLDQAAFLATRAVHGALIQVTWIYDRGADIDGLRRFHRNLGSGLFGRTIERSPLPFARDRWVLAPGSRDMDVAATPRPRVDVSAWADERARIPVDPEWGPGWHLGVLPLEDGGTAVSLVVSHAVVDAIAFGQAIADAAEGRTHKLGYPPAGSRPRRRALHEDFRQTVKELPDIGHALVAVARRAWRDRKELRSTIKAAPPPPRTASEDRTIEMPALTAYIDLPEWDALAKKLGASSHSLVAGVACRLAVRVGRVNDDGAVTLRLVANLRTNGDVRGNAITAVDVAVDPTRASTDLRDVHLKITQTILEAMDKSDNEWLAPLPLTPMTPKRVARKLTGVAAGGATLPVTVSNIGELPPALNRPDGTDADQAHMRPFEPGMKRSTLEGMGGQLLLVSGRDRGRIFIRISAYLLDRQNTKDELREAISDTFAEFGLIPEIDW, from the coding sequence GTGCCCGAGCCTTCCGTCCCCGCTGTGCTGCGTAGACATGCCAGTCTACGGCCTCATGAGACAGCGTTCACCTTCGTTGATTACGACGTGGACCCGGCGGGCGTTGCGGAAAGCCTGACGTGGTCGCAGCTGTATCGGCGCACGCTGAACGTCGCACAGGAGCTCAAAGCTTGCGGGTCAACCGGTGACCGCGCGGTGATATTGGCGCCGCAAGGACTTGACTACCTCGTCGCTTTTCTAGGCGCACTGCAGGCGGGTCAGATCGCGGTTCCGCTATCGGCTCCGCAGGGTGGTGCCAGCGATGAGCGGGTAAGTGCGGTCCTGGCTGACGCGTCGCCGTCAGCCATTCTCGCGACATCTCATGTCGCAGGGAACATCGCCGACTACATCAAGGCGCGGCCCCCCGAATCCCGGCCGTCAGTCATCGAGCTCGATTTGCTGGACCTGGACTCGCAGCATGGACCCGCTACCGAGCCCGATGGTCTGCCGGATATTGCGCATTTGCAATACACCTCGGGGTCGACCCGTACGCCGGCCGGAGTCGAGGTCTCGCACAGAAACATTCAGGTCAATGTCGAACAGCTCATGTCCGCCTTGTATGACCGGGGCGACGGTGGGGTTGCTCCGCCGGACACCACGGTGGTGTCGTGGGTGCCGTTCTTTCACGACATGGGTTTGGTACTGGGAATTTTCTTCCCGATTCTGGGGGGACTGCGTGCTGTGCTCACGAGCCCGGCGTCGTTCCTGCAGCGACCAGCGCGGTGGATGCAATTGCTGGCAACCAACAGTCACGCATTTTCGGCAGCGCCGAACATTGCTTTCGAATTGGCGGCGCGAAAAACAACAGACGACGACCTGGCCGGGCTTGACCTCGGGGGCGTACGCAACATCATCAACGGTGCCGAACGCGTACAACCCGCGACGCTGAGGCGCTTCGCCGAGAGATTCGCCCGTTTCAATCTTCGCCCCGAGGCGTTACGGCCCGGGTATGGGCTCGCGGAAGCCACACTGTACGTGGCGATCCGCCAAGCGGGCGAACCACCAGTAACCGTATTTTTCGAATCCGAGAAACTGACCGCCGGCCACGCGCAGCGGTGCGCAAGCGGAGACGGCACACCGCTGATCAGTTACGGAATGCCGCAGTCGCCGACCGTGCGGATCGTCGATCCCGAGACCAGTATTGAGTGTCCGGCGGGAACGACCGGTGAGATCTGGGTGCATGGCGACAACGTCGCTGCAGGCTATTGGCAGAAACCTGAAGAGACCGAACGTACCTTCGGCGCAACGCTTGTCGGTCCGTCGGCCGGCACACCCGAAGGGCCTTGGCTGAGGACCGGAGATTTGGGCTTCTTCTCCGACGGCGAGTTGTTCATCGTCGGACGTATCAAGGATCTCCTGATCGTCTACGGGCGCAACCACTCTCCCGACGACATCGAGGCGACGATCCAGGAGATCACCCGAAACCGCTGCGTGGCGATTGCGGTTCCGGATGATGACGGTGTTGAGAAGCTGGTCACCATCGTCGAACTCAAGCCCAGCGGCGACTCCGAAGAGGCCGCGACGCGGATGGGCGTCGTGAGGCGTGAAATCACCTCCGCGATATCGAAATCACACGGTCTTAGTGTGGCGGATCTCGTTCTGGTGCCCCCTCATTCGATTCCCCTCACCACAAGCGGCAAGGTCAGACGCAGGGATTGTCTGCAGCGGTATCTGCGCGATGAGTTCACCCGCATGGACGGGTTGAGTCGCCAGCCACGCCAGCGCACGGTCGATGACACCGGCGTGCGCGCCGGGGCCGACTCGGGGTCGGCCCAACGCCTGCGCACGCTCCGGCAGCAGCAACATGACCTGCTGGTGGAGGTGGTGTGCTCGCAGGTGGCAGCGGTGTTGGGCAATCCTCGCCCTAACGACATCGACCCTGAGTGCGCGTTTCAGGACCTGGGGTTTGACTCGGTGAAAGCTACCGAGTTGCTCGACCGGCTCAAGACCGTCACCGAGCTGGAATTGCCACCTACTCTGGCTTTCGACTACCCCACCCCGGATGAGCTGGCCACCCACTTGGGCCAGCGACTGAGCGGATCGGCCGCGGCGGCGCCACCGGTGGAATCGCGGGTTGCATCAGACGAGCCGGTAGCAGTGGTGGGGATGGCGTGCCGGTTCCCTGGCGGGGTGGATTCGGCGGCGGCACTGTGGGATCTGGTGGCCAGCGGCACCGACGCGCTGGGGGGGTTTCCGAACGACCGTGGCTGGAACCTGGCGGATTTGTTCGATCCCGATCCTGATGCCGTGGGCAAGACCTACACCCGCACCGGAGGATTTTTGTCGGACGCGGCCGCCTTCGACGCGGAATTCTTCGGGATCTCGCCGCGCGAGGCCCAATCCATGGATCCTCAGCAGCGGTTGCTGCTGGAGGTGTGCTGGGAAGCGTTGGAAACCGCTCAAATCGATCCCGGTAGTTTGGTGCGCTCTGCGACCGGGGTGTTCGTTGGGGCGTGGTCACAATCGTACGGCGCCGGCGGTTCTGACGGCGTGGAGGGATACGCCCTAACCGGTCTGTCCACCAGCGTGGCGTCTGGGCGTGTCGCTTATGCGTTGGGATTGCAGGGCCCGGCCATCACCGTGGACACCGCATGTTCGTCGTCGCTGGTGGCCACCCATCTGGCGGGTCAGTCCTTGAGAAACGGGGAATGCAGCCTCGCCCTTGCGGGTGGGGTCACGGTGATGACCACACCGACGGTGTTCACCGAGTTCGCCCGGCAACGCGGGTTGGCCGCTGATGGGCGGTGCAAAGCGTTCTCCGCCGCCGCCGATGGCACCGGCTGGGGTGAAGGGGCCGCGGTGTTAGTCCTGGAACGGCTCAGCGATGCCCATCTCAACAACCATCCAGTGTTGGCGGTCATTGCGGGATCGGCGATCAACCAAGACGGCGCCTCCAACGGCTTGACCGCCCCCAACGGGCCCGCTCAACAAGGCGTGATCCGACAAGCAGCCGCTAACGCCGGTATCGGGCTTGACGAGGTTGACGTCGTAGAGGCCCATGGCACCGGCACCAGCCTGGGGGATCCGATCGAAGCCGGGGCCTTGATCGCGACCTACGGTGCTACCCGGGATCCCGAATGTCCGCTGTGGCTGGGGTCCATCAAATCCAATATCGGCCATACTCAGGCCGCCGCCGGGGCCGCCGGCCTGATCAAGATGATTGAGGCGCTCAACCACGACGTCCTGCCTCCGACGCTGCATGTCGATCAGCCCAGTCCGCATATTGACTGGTCGGCCGGGGCGGTGCGGTTGCTCACCGAGGCGGCGCCCTGGCCGGTCACCGGTCGTCCCCGGACCGCCGCGGTGTCCTCGTTCGGGATCAGCGGCACCAACGCGCATTTGATCCTGCAACAGGCCCCCGCCCCGGCGGGCGGACCGGCTGACACGCGGGCCCCGGCTGAGCAAACCGATCGCGGTGTTGAGTTTGGGTTGCCGATCTGGCCGCTTTCGGCGCGCAGCCCCGCGGCATTGTGCGCGCAGGCCGACCGGTTGCACCGGCACGTGGTCTCAAATCCCGACCTGGATCTCACCGATGTGGCCTACAGTCTGGCCGCCACTCGCACTCACCACCTCCATCGGGCAGTGATCACCGCGCCGGTGGCCACCGCCGATGCGCGCGAAGACCTGCTGGCGGCCCTAGATGCCCTGCGCAGCGGCCAACCCCACCCGCAGCTGACCAAACACAGCGGTCTGGCCCACCATCGCGGTAAAACGGTGTTCGTCTTGCCCGGCCAGGGCGGCCAATACCCCGGCATGGGTCGCGAGCTCTACGAACACCATCGTGTGTTCGCCGCCACCGTAGATGACTGCGACGAGGCATTGCGCCCGATCACGGGCTGGTCGGTGCGCGAAGTCTTGTGTCAGGATCCGGGGGCCCCGGCGCTGGACCGAGTGGATGTAGTGCAGCCGGTGCTCTTCACCATGATGGTGTCGCTGGCCGAGGTGTTAGGCCACTACGGCATTGTTCCTGACGCGGTGATCGGTCACTCCCAAGGAGAGATCGCCGCTGCCTATATCGCCGGGGTGTTTTCCTTGCCTGAGGCCGCCAGGGTGGTGGCGCGGCGCAGTGCGGCGCTGAGCGCCCTGAGTGGCGCCGGTGCGATGGCGTCGGTCCTGTTGGGCGCCGACGAAGTGTATCCGCGCCTGCGATCTTGGGGTGAGGCGTTGAGCATCGCGGCGGTCAACGGCCCCTCACACACCATTATCAGCGGCGAGCCCGCCGCGCTGCAGCAGTTCACCGCGGCCTGTGACGGTGACGGTATTCAGATCCGGCAGATCGCTGTTGATTACGCCTCGCATTCTGCTCAGGTCGAACCACTGCGCGAGCGCCTGCTGGGCGAGCTTGCTGATCTGGTTCCAGCGCCCGCCCGCATCCCGCTGTATTCCACTGTGGGAGACGCATTTTCAGTCGATCCCCTTGACACCACCAAAATGGACGCCGAGTACTGGTATCGCAATCTGCGTGAGCCGGTCCGGTTTCATGACAGTGTGCTCGACCGTCTGGCCGCCGGTGAGTGCACGTTCGTGGAGTTGTCCCCACATCCGGTGTTGGCCCCAGCGATCACCGACACCTTGGCTCAGGCCGCGGGGCGGACCCAGTCGGCGGTGATCATCACGTTGCACCGGGACCGGCCCGACCAAGATAGCTTGGCTACCGCGTTCGCCCAGCTGCACAGTCACGGCCACAGTCCGTCGTGGTCGGCCCTGTATCCCCACGCCCGTACGGTCGGGTTGCCCACTTACCCCTTCGAGCATCGCCGCTACTGGCTGCACCCCACCCCCGCCGCCGAGGTCAGTGGCCCTGCCGAAGGTGCGCTGTGGAAGGCCGTTGAGGATGACGCCGTTGATGCGTTCGCGCAGGTGTTGGGGTTAAGCGAGGCCCAAGACGGGGCATCACTGGCAGCCGTGGTGCACGCCCTGCGGCGGTGGCGCAGCGACCTTGGTGTGCGGTCAGCGGCGAACAAGTTGCGCTACCGGGTCGACTGGCGAGCGATTACCCCGAATACCTTCCCACTGGCCCGTCGGCGGTGGCTGGTTTTGGCCTCCCCTGAACAAGCCGATGATGTGTGGATCGCTGGCTTGTCTGCAAGGTATGCAGAGGCTGTAGATGTGCTCACCGTCGATCCGAGCGAGCTTGACAGGAACTCGTTGTCGGCCCTTGTGAAGGCGGCTACTACACGAGCTCACTATGACGGCATTGCTTCCTTCTTGGCTACAGATGAGCGGGCGCATCGAGACTTTCCTGGGATATCAGTCGGTTTGTTTTCGACGCTTCTTGTCGCGCAAGCTCATTGCGATTCCGGTGTCGGAATACCACTGTGGGTCATCACTCAAGGTGCGGTTTCTGTATCAACAGACGATGGTCCTGCGAGTCCGAGCCAGTCCGCGGCATGGGGGCTAGGACAGTCGGTATGCCTCGAGCACCCCGATCAATGGGGCGGGTTGGTTGATCTCCCGCCGAGCGCGACACCGCGCGATATCGAGCACCTATACGGGATACTGAGTTGCACGCAATCGGAAGACCAGCTCGCGATACGGCGACACGGTGTGAGCGCGCGTCGCTTGGTCGAGGCGCCGTTGCCGTTAGAGCGTGTCGAACGAGCACGCAGCTGGAAGCCATCTGGGGCGGCTCTGGTCACTGGCGCGACAGGGCGTTTGGGTAAACACGTCATTGGCTGGCTCGCAGAAGGGGGCGCAAACCCCCTTGTCCTACTGAGCCGCAACGCCGCAGAGGATCCCCAGCTAGCCGAACTTGAAAAGGAGCTCCAGGCGCGTGGGGTGGCCACGGCGGCGTTATCGGTTGACGTGAGCGACCGGTCGGCTTTGGCGGCAGCTATTGCCAACGCTCGCAGTGCATATGGACCTCTTAAGACCGTTGTCCATGCCGCAGCAGCAATCGGATGGAACACCATATCCGACACATCCGCAGCGGAACTCGCTGACAGTTATGCCGCCAAGGCGGTTGGGGCCGACAACCTGGCGGAACTGCTCGAGGACGACCCGCCAGAAACCTTCATTTTGTTCTCCTCCGCGGCAGCGACGTGGGGCGGTGCGCACCAAGCCGCCTATGCCGCCGCCAACGCCCACATTGATGGGCTGGCCGCGCGGTTGCGTAGCAATGGATGCACGGCGGTGGCGGCGGCGTTCGGCCTGTGGGCGGACGAGACCAGCAACATGCCACCTGAGGTCCTCGACATTTTCCAGCGAATCGGAATCAACCCGATCCCGCCCACGACTGCGCTGGCCGCGCTGCAACAGGCCATCGAGGCGGGCGACACACAGGTGACCCTCGCCGATGTTTCTTGGGACCGATTTGTGCCCGCGTTCACCGTCCGCCGGTCACACCCCCTGCTGACCGAACTGATGGCGCGCTCGAACACCGGTGAAACCACCAGTACGACACTGGCCGCGAACGACTCTGGGCTTCGGGAGAAGTTGGCCGGTCAAACTGCAGAAGAGCGACTCCACACCGTGACCACGATGGTGGCCCGCGCCACCGCTACCGTATTAGCCTTCCGGGACCCGGACGCCGTCGATGCCGACCTGGCGTTTAAAGACCTCGGCATCGACTCGCTCACCGCCCTGGAACTACGCAACACCCTGAGTATCGAAACCGGGCTAACCCTGCCGGCCACCCTGGTCTTCGAACACTCCACGCCCAGCGCGCTCGCAAACCACCTGGCTGACCTGCTCACCGAGACCGCGGCGCCCGGGGTTCCGGCGGCTCAGGTCGCGACGTACGGCGGCGAGTCGGTGGACAATCTGCTCGCATACCTCGACCAAGCCGCGTTTCTCGCGACGCGAGCGGTGCACGGCGCGCTGATCCAGGTGACCTGGATATACGACCGTGGCGCCGATATTGATGGGCTACGGCGTTTTCACCGAAACCTTGGGTCCGGGTTGTTTGGACGCACGATCGAGCGGTCTCCGTTGCCCTTCGCGCGGGATCGCTGGGTATTGGCTCCGGGGTCGCGGGACATGGACGTCGCCGCAACGCCGCGGCCGCGCGTCGATGTGAGTGCGTGGGCCGACGAGCGGGCCCGTATACCCGTCGATCCGGAGTGGGGACCCGGCTGGCATCTCGGGGTGCTTCCGCTCGAGGATGGCGGGACTGCGGTGAGCCTGGTGGTTTCGCATGCCGTCGTCGACGCGATCGCTTTCGGCCAGGCGATTGCCGATGCAGCGGAGGGCAGGACGCACAAGCTGGGTTATCCGCCTGCTGGTTCCCGCCCCCGCAGACGGGCGTTGCACGAGGATTTCCGGCAAACCGTCAAGGAACTGCCCGACATTGGGCACGCGTTGGTCGCCGTCGCTCGAAGGGCCTGGCGCGACCGCAAAGAACTCAGATCAACGATCAAGGCGGCACCACCTCCTCCGAGGACGGCCAGCGAGGATCGAACAATTGAGATGCCGGCACTTACTGCATATATCGACCTGCCGGAATGGGATGCACTCGCGAAAAAGCTTGGTGCAAGCAGTCATTCGCTTGTGGCAGGAGTCGCGTGCAGACTAGCGGTAAGGGTGGGGCGGGTGAACGACGATGGAGCGGTGACGCTGCGACTCGTCGCAAACCTCCGGACCAACGGCGATGTCCGTGGCAACGCGATCACGGCTGTAGACGTCGCGGTCGACCCAACTCGCGCGTCGACAGACCTTCGTGACGTTCACCTCAAGATCACGCAAACGATCCTCGAAGCGATGGACAAGTCCGACAACGAGTGGTTGGCGCCGCTTCCACTGACACCAATGACACCCAAGCGGGTCGCCAGGAAACTGACCGGGGTGGCCGCGGGAGGCGCCACTCTTCCGGTCACTGTTTCCAATATCGGTGAGCTGCCCCCAGCCTTGAACCGGCCCGACGGCACCGACGCCGACCAAGCGCACATGAGACCCTTCGAGCCCGGTATGAAGAGAAGCACGCTCGAGGGCATGGGTGGCCAACTGTTGTTGGTTTCTGGACGAGACCGCGGCAGGATCTTCATCAGGATCTCCGCGTATCTCTTAGACCGGCAAAATACGAAAGATGAGCTGCGGGAAGCTATTTCGGATACTTTCGCCGAATTCGGTCTGATTCCAGAGATCGATTGGTAA
- a CDS encoding IS1634 family transposase: MTRQSGAMHVARIKSSHVDKTGQRRDYQSVYLRRSFRDGGKVKHQQLANLSALPEAAISAIEAVLAGATMVAAGDAVRIESSSPHGHVAAVHTMARTLGLPALLGPACRARDLAYGLIVSRVLRPGSKLSTLTGWADTTLGPDLGITGAGSDEVYAAMDWLYERQDHIEKQLAARHLGADVNPSRIAMFDLSSSWVTGRCCELAARGYSRDGKKGCPQIEYGLLTDSAGRPVAIRVFAGNTADPIAFSAAVSAVKDSFGLTNMVMVGDRGMITSARIAALKDLGGIGWLTALRAPSIAALAADDGPLQMSLFDDQDFAEITHPDYPGERLICCRNPLLAAERARKRAELLTATEQLLAPITAAVAAGRLAGADKIGLKIGKVIDKYKMAKHLHLSITDTTVTITRKHTQITAEAALDGIYVLRTSVPATDLATAAVIGAYKNLAKVERDFRSLKTDDLDLRPIHHRLDERVRAHVLICMLAAYLTWHLRQALAPLTFTDENPPTPNNPVAPAHRSDQAATKAARKTTANTQLPTHSYQGLLTHLATLTRNQIRFPATNTTVPMLAEATRTQHQAFQLLNTTIPLTLQ, from the coding sequence ATGACACGGCAGTCCGGCGCGATGCACGTGGCCAGGATCAAGAGCAGTCATGTGGATAAAACCGGGCAGCGTCGTGACTACCAGTCGGTGTATCTGCGGCGTAGCTTCCGCGACGGCGGCAAGGTCAAACACCAGCAACTGGCCAACTTGTCCGCCCTGCCCGAGGCGGCGATCAGCGCGATCGAGGCGGTGCTGGCCGGTGCGACGATGGTGGCCGCCGGTGACGCGGTGCGCATCGAATCATCCTCACCGCACGGGCACGTCGCGGCGGTGCACACCATGGCGCGCACGTTGGGTCTGCCCGCCCTGCTGGGGCCTGCCTGCCGGGCCCGCGACCTGGCCTATGGGCTGATCGTGTCGCGGGTGCTTCGACCCGGTTCGAAACTGTCCACGCTCACCGGATGGGCCGACACCACTCTGGGGCCCGATCTGGGGATTACCGGCGCGGGCAGCGATGAGGTGTATGCGGCGATGGACTGGCTCTACGAGCGCCAAGACCACATCGAGAAGCAGTTAGCGGCACGGCATCTGGGTGCCGACGTGAACCCGTCGCGGATCGCGATGTTCGACCTGTCCTCCTCGTGGGTAACCGGTCGGTGTTGTGAGTTGGCGGCCCGCGGCTACTCTCGCGACGGCAAGAAAGGCTGCCCACAGATCGAGTACGGATTGCTCACCGACTCCGCAGGGCGCCCGGTCGCGATCCGGGTGTTTGCCGGCAACACCGCCGACCCGATCGCGTTTAGCGCCGCGGTCAGCGCGGTCAAAGACAGCTTCGGGCTGACCAACATGGTGATGGTCGGCGACCGCGGCATGATCACCTCCGCGCGCATCGCCGCCCTTAAAGACCTCGGCGGAATCGGCTGGCTGACCGCGCTGCGCGCGCCGTCCATCGCGGCCCTGGCCGCCGATGACGGGCCATTGCAGATGTCGCTGTTTGATGACCAGGACTTCGCCGAGATCACCCACCCCGACTATCCCGGCGAACGGCTGATCTGCTGCCGCAACCCCCTGCTGGCCGCCGAACGCGCCCGCAAACGCGCCGAATTGCTCACCGCCACAGAACAACTCCTGGCCCCCATCACCGCCGCCGTGGCCGCCGGGCGACTGGCCGGTGCCGACAAGATCGGCCTCAAAATCGGCAAAGTCATCGACAAATACAAGATGGCCAAACACCTGCACCTCTCCATCACCGACACCACCGTGACCATCACCCGCAAGCACACCCAGATCACCGCCGAAGCCGCCCTGGACGGCATCTACGTGCTGCGCACCAGCGTGCCCGCCACCGACCTGGCCACCGCCGCCGTAATCGGCGCCTATAAAAACCTCGCCAAAGTCGAACGCGACTTCCGCAGCCTTAAAACCGACGATTTAGACCTGCGCCCGATCCACCACCGGCTCGACGAGCGTGTCCGCGCCCACGTCCTGATCTGCATGCTCGCCGCCTACCTCACTTGGCACCTGCGTCAAGCCTTGGCACCGTTGACCTTCACCGACGAAAACCCCCCCACCCCAAACAACCCCGTCGCACCCGCGCACCGATCCGACCAAGCCGCCACCAAAGCCGCGCGCAAAACCACCGCCAACACCCAACTACCCACCCACAGCTACCAAGGACTACTCACCCACCTAGCCACCCTGACCCGCAACCAAATCCGCTTCCCCGCCACCAACACCACCGTGCCCATGCTCGCCGAGGCCACCCGCACCCAACACCAAGCCTTCCAACTCCTCAACACAACCATCCCGCTAACCCTGCAGTAG